The DNA region GCGCCTGCTGCAGTTTCTTCTGTAGTGGTTGGCTGGCGCTCAGCAGGTTGACGGCATGCTGCAAGGCGCCGACCGGGTCGCTTTGCGCTTGTGGGCGATAGCAGCCGGCGAGCAGCTCCTCCAAGGCTGGGTCGCCACTGGCGCGCCCGAGAATACCGGCGATCTCGGCATCCTGGACGTCCGATGGGCCCTTGTGGCGGCGGCCGAAGGGGAACACCAGGGCGCGCAACAGGCCGCCAAGTACCCGGTTGGGAAAGTTGCTGAGAAGTTCGTCGAGCGCTTTCTCGGCTTTTTCCAGGCTTTCTTCAAGTGCCCAGCGCACGGAAGGGCGCAGATATTCGGGATAGTCGAGGTCGTGATAGCGCTTGAGTGCCGCAGAGGCCAGATAAAGGTGGCTGAGTACATCGCCCAGTCGCGCGGATAGGCGTTCGCGGCGTTTCAGTTCGCCGCCGAGCAGCATCATGCTGAAGTCGGCGAGCAGGGCGAAGGCGGCGGCAAGACGGTTCAGTGCTCGGTAGTAAGGGCGGCTGAGGTTGTCACCAGGCACCTCGGCGAAACCGCCGAGGGTTAGGCTGAGGATCAAGCTGCTGGCGGTATTGCTGACGGCGAAGCCGATGTGTTGCAGCAGCAGTTGGTCGAATTCGAGCAATGCCTGATCCTGGTCCTCACGGCCGGCCAGAGTCATTTCCTTGAGTACATAGGGATGGCAGCGGATCGCTCCCTGGCCAAAGATCATCAGGTTGCGCGAGAGAATGTTAGCGCCTTCCACGGTGATGGAGATCGGCGCACCTTGCCACGCGCGGCCCAGGTAGTTATTCGGACCCATGATGATGCCCTTGCCGCCATGCACGTCCATGGCGTGGCCGATGCACTCACGCCCGCGCTCGGTCAGGTGGTACTTGAGGATGGCGGAGAGCACCGAGGGTTTCTCGCCGAGATCCACGGCATTGGCGGTGAGGATGCGTGCGCTGTCCATCAGCCAGGCATTGCCGCCGATCCGCGCCAGGGCCTCCTGAACCCCTTCGAAGGCCGCCAGAGGCACGTTGAACTGCTCGCGAATTTGCGTGTATTGGCCGGTCACTAGACTGGCGAATTTTGCCGCGCCGGTGCCGGCCGCCGGCAGCGAGATGGAGCGGCCGACTGACAGGCAGTTCATCAGCATCATCCAGCCCTTACCGAGCATGGCCTGCCCGCCAATCAGGTAGTCCAGTGGGATGAACACGTCTTTGCCAGAGTTTGGCCCGTTCATAAAGGCGGCGCCGAGCGGCAGATGGCGGCGGCCGATTTCGACTCCCGGGGTTTCGATGGGTACTAGTGCGAGGCTGATGCCGAGATCTTCTTGCTCACCCAGCAGGTGCTCGGGGTCGTAGGCCTTGAACGCCAGGCCGAGCAGCGTCGCGACCGGTCCGAGGGTGATGTAGCGCTTCTCCCAGGTCAGGCGCAGACCTGTGACTTCCTGGCCTTCCCATTGACCTTTGCAGATGATCCCGACATCCGGCATGGCGCCGGCATCCGAGCCCGCTAGCGGGCCGGTGAGGGCGAAACAGGGGATGTCATCACCGCGGGCCAGGCGTGGCAGGTAGTATTTGCGCTGTTCATCGGTGCCGTAATGCAGCAGCAATTCTGCGGGGCCGAGGGAGTTGGGTACCATCACGGTGGACGCCAGATCGCCGCTGCGGGTCGCCAGTTTCATCGCGACTTGCGAGTGGGCGTAGGCGGAGAAGCCTTTACCGCCGTATTCCTTGGGAATGATCAGGGCGAAGAAGCCGTGTTGCTTGATGTGTTCCCAGGCTTGGGGCGGTAAATCCAGCAGTTGGCCGATTTCCCAGTCGCTTACCATCGCGCAGAGTTCTTCAGTCGGGCCGTCGAGAAAGGCTTGTTCTTCTGCCGTCAGCTGCGCCTTGGGGTAGGCGAGTAGCGTGTCCCAGTTCGGGCGGCCGCTAAACAGCTCGCCGTCCCACCAGACGGTGCCGGCTTCGATGGCATCGCGCTCGGTTTCCGACATTGCTGGCAGTGTGCGCTGGAACCAGGCGAACAGGGGCGCGCTGATCAGCTTGCGGCGTAGTTCTGGCAGCACCAGCGGTAAAGCCACGCCAAGCCACAGCAGCCAGAAGATCGCCAGCAGCAATACAGGCGCGCGACTGAACACAGCCATCGCCAGCAAATAGGCGGCAACCACTGCCAGGGCAGGTAGCGGGGCGGTGCGACGGTGAGCCAGAAAGGCGACGCCGAGAACTAGAACGAGCAACCAGACAACGAGCATGCGGAATCCTCCATGGAGACAGCGTGGCTATAGCAGGTCCTCACGAGCTTAGTCGGCATCGGTAGAAGATGGCGACAAGAGCGGTAAGCTTGGCCGAATCGCGGTGAGCGCGGCAGGATGGGCGTCGTTAGACTGAGGTTCGCTTTGAGTGAAGCCCTGCCTTCATTGACGCTACGCCCCCCGGAGAGTTTCCCCATGCGCGAATACCTTGAACCCGGCCGCTTCATCGATAGTGACCACCCGATGCTAGTGGAGTTCGCCGAGCGCATGCGCGGCAGCAGCCGTGACCCGATCGAGCAGGCGGCGAGCCTGTACTACGCGGTCCGCGATGGCATCCGTTACAACCCATACGTCTTCAGTCGTGACCCGGAAACCTTGAAGGGCAGTCATGCGCTGTCGACTGGCGAAAGCTACTGCGTACCTAAAGCCACATTGCTGGCGGCCTGCGCTCGGCACTGCGGGATTCCCGCGAGAATCGGCCTGGCGGATGTGCGCAATCACCTGTCGACTCCGCGTCTGCTGGAATTGTTACGCAGCGAGGTGTTCGCCATGCACGGCTACACCGAGTTTTATCTCGAGGGGCGTTGGGTCAAGGCCACGCCTGCGTTCAACTTGACCTTGTGCAAATTATTCAAGGTGGCGCCGCTGGATTTCGATGGGCGAACCGACAGCGTGTTCCACCCGTTCAACCAGCAGGGCGAACGCTATATGGAGTACCTGGTCGATCATGGTCAGTTTGCCGATCTGCCTGAAGAGCTGTTTTTCAGCCACTTGGCGCTCTGTTATCCCCACCTGTTTGCGGCCGATGCACCAGTGGTGATGGGTGACCTGCAGGCAGAGGTGCAACCTGAACTATAAAAATGCTCGATAGATAACATCAGCCCCGCGGTCTTTATTCCTGCGCTCGCAGTGGTAGGGTGCCTGAGCTGGAAAAAGCCTAGGACGATCGAGCCGGAGGAGATTGCGTAATGCGGAAAATATGGGGACGAAAGAACTCCACCAACGCAAAAAAAGCCCTGTGGTGCGGGGCATCGTGCGTACCCCGGCCGATCAACGCGATCTTGCGGTGATTGCCGCTGCGCTACAGCGTTGTGCTGAGCTGCTCGGCATTCCTGAAAATACCCTGGCCAGGCAGCCTTTTCTGTCCGGTGAACACTTCGGCATGGGCGATATTCCGCTGGGTTGTTTCGCCTACGCCTGGTTCGAAATGCCGATCGAACGGGTAGGGCGGGTGAAACCCGCCGAGTACAAATAATAATGTCAGCCGGCTATCAAAATTTTAACCGCGCGGGTTTCACCCGGCCTACAAGGCTGGCAGCCTGGTATGAGCGGCTGAAGCAGCGTCCGGCTTATCGTCTGGCAGTGATGGCGGCGCTAACCTGACACCCCATAAAGCTTCAGCCTGCAAGCTATCTGGCGATAGACTTGGGTGGATTGTCCGGTTGTATTCAGCGGCTAGAGTCCTTAACTAAATCCATTCATTTTTTTGGCGTGTGTATCTCTTATGAGTTCTGCTCTGTCCATCCGGCAGTTGACCAAAACCTACGGCAATGGCTTTAAGGCCCTCCACGGTATTGACCTGGAAGTGGCCGAAGGCGATTTTTTTGCATTGCTCGGCCCCAATGGTGCCGGCAAATCCACCACCATTGGCATCCTGTCGACCCTGGTCAACAAGAGCAGTGGCACGGTGAACGTGTTTGGCCATGACCTCGATCGCAATCCGTCCGCGCTCAAGCGCTGCCTGGGCGTGGTGCCGCAGGAGTTCAACTTCAACCAGTTCGAGAAGACCTTCGACATAGTGGTGACCCAGGCCGGTTACTACGGCATCCCGGCGCGTATCGCCAAGGAACGCGCCGAGCAGTACCTGACTCAATTGGGGCTCTGGGACAAGCGCAACGCGCCCTCGCGAGAGCTCTCCGGTGGGATGAAGCGCCGCCTGATGATTGCCCGCGCGCTGGTGCATCAGCCGCGTCTGCTGATTCTCGATGAGCCCACCGCCGGTGTGGATATCGAACTGCGGCGTTCGATGTGGACCTTTCTCACCGAACTGAATGAGCAGGGCATCAGCATCATCCTGACCACGCACTATCTGGAAGAGGCTGAGCAACTGTGTCGCAATATCGGCATCATCGACCACGGCCGGATCGTCGAGAACACCAGCATGCGTGAGTTACTGAAGAAGCTGCATGTGGAAACCTTCCTGCTCGATCTCAAGGACTCGCTGTTGATTCCGCCGCAGTTGATCGGCTATCCCTCGCAATTGCTGGATAGCCATACCCTTGAGGTGCAGGTGGAGAAGAGCCTGGGGGTGAGCGAACTGTTTCGCCAACTGGCGCAGCAGCACGTTCAGGTACTCAGCCTGCGCAATAAAACCAATCGCCTGGAGGAGCTGTTCGTTTCCCTGGTGGAGAAAAATCTGGCGAAGGTGGCGGTATGAATTCGGAGCTAATTAATACCGAGCTGCAGGCGAACTGGGTCGCCCTGAATACCATCGTCTATCGGGAAATCCGCCGGTTCATGCGGATCTGGCCGCAAACCCTGCTGCCGCCGGCGATTACCATGGTCTTGTACTTCGTCATCTTCGGCAATCTGATTGGCCGGCAGATCGGCGACATGGGTGGCTTCACCTACATGGAATACATCGTGCCGGGCCTGATCATGATGTCGGTGATCACCAACGCCTACGGCAACGTGGTGTCGAGTTTCTTTGGCAGCAAATTCCAGCGTTCGGTCGAAGAGTTGATGGTGGCGCCGATCTCGCCACACACCATTTTGCTGGGCTACACCATCGGTGGAGTGCTGCGCGGCCTGGCGGTGGGGCTGATCGTCACCTTACTGTCGCTATTTTTCACCGAGTTGCAGGTGCATCACTTGGGTATCACCATTCTGGTGGTGTTGCTGACCGCGACGATTTTCTCCCTGGGTGGTTTCATCAATGCGGTGTACGCGCGCAATTTCGATGATATTTCGATCATCCCGACCTTCGTGCTGACACCGCTGACCTACCTGGGCGGGGTGTTCTATTCGATCAACCTGCTGCCGCCGTTCTGGCAGGCGGTGTCCATGGCCAACCCGGTGCTGCACATGGTCAACGCCTTCCGTTACGGCATTCTGGGCGTCTCGGATATCCGCATCAGCATTGCCATCGGTTTTATGCTGGTCGCTACGGCGGTGTTGTATGTGGTCTGCGTCCGCCTGCTGGTGAGTGGTCGTGGAATGCGCCAGTAAGCGGCCCTCATAAGCATAGGACGCATCTTTGACGGCGGAACTGCGCAAGACCGACCGTTAAACTCAGCCTCTACAAAACGATGAGGTTGGCTATGTTCACGTTTCCGCGCCCCTTGCTTGTGCCTGTCTTCCTGCTGCTGACTGCCGGCTGGAGTCAGGCAGAGGAAGCCCAGGGCCCACTGGTCGAGGTGGTGCAGCCGCAAAAGACTCTGGTGCGGGACGAACTGATTACCTTCGGTTCGCTGCGTTCGGACGAGTCGGTGATGATCCGCTCGGAAATCGTCGGGCGCGTGGACCGCCTGAATTTTAGCGAGGGGCAGGCGGTCAAGGCCGGCGACCTGCTGCTCAGCCTGGATGGCTCGATCGCCCGTGCCGAGTTGGCCCAGGCCCAGGCCAACCTGGATCTGGCGGAAAGGAGCTTCCAGCGCGCCCAGATGCTGTTCAAACGCGGCGCCAGCAACGCCCAGGCCCTGGACGAAGCCCAATCCCAGCAGCAAGCCTCGAGGGCCAGCCTTGCCCTCGCTCAGGCGCGTCTGGACAAGACGCAGATCCACGCTCCTTACGCCGGTGTGCTGGGGCTGCGTCAGGTCAGCCCTGGCGACTACCTCAGCGCCGGCCAGGACATCGTTAACCTGGAGGTGCTGGATCCGCTCAAGGTGGATTTCCGCATTCCGCAGAAAGCCGTCAGCCAGATCCGCCTTCGGCAGCCGATCGAGATCACCCTGGACACCTTCCCCGGTGAACGTTTTATCGGTGAGATCGCGGCGATCAACCCGCGGCTGGATGAAGTCGGCCGTAGCCAGGCGATTCGCGCCACCCTCGGCAACAGTGACCAACGCCTCAAACCCGGGCAGTTCGTGAAGGTCTCGGTGATCCTGGCCGAGCGTCCCGAGGCCCTGGTGATACCGGAGGAGGCGGTGATGCCGATGGGGGACAAACTCATGGTCAACCTGGTGATCGATAACAAGGTAGAGCTGCGGGAGATCCAGCTCGGCCGTCGCCGGGCCGGCCAGGTGGAAGTGCGCCAGGGGGTGAGCCTGGGCGACACCCTGATCAGTGCCGGTTGGCAGAAGGTCAGGCCGGGTATGTCGGTGCGCATCAAGCGTGCGAGAGATGGCACATGACGCTTTCGGATATCTGCATTCGCCGCCCGGTCTTTGCCACCGTGCTGTCGCTGATCCTGGTGCTGATCGGCTTGATGGCGTACGAGCGCCTGAGGGTGCGCGAATACCCGAATATCGATGTGCCGATCGTCACGGTGAACGTGATATATCCCGGCGCCAGCCCGGAGATCATGGAATCCCAGGTGGCGCAGCCAATCGAGGACGTGCTGTCCGGCATAGAAGGGTTGGACTTCGTCAGCTCCATCAGCCGCGCAGAGAATACCCAGATCACCGCGCAGTTTCGCCTGGGCAGCAATTCCGACGAGGCGGCCAACGACGTGCGCGACCGCCTGGGGCGGGTCCGAGGCCTGCTGCCGGACGAGATCGACGAACCCATCGTACAGAAGGTCGAGGCGGACGCGCAGCCGGTGATCTGGCTGGCCTTCTACAGCGAACGTTACTCGGCGATGGATATCACCGACCTACTGGAGCGGGTGATCAAGGACCGGTTGCAGACCATTGCCGGTGTATCCGAGGTGCAGGTGCGGGGGGCGCGCACCTTCGCCATGCGTATCTGGCTGGACCCGGAAAAACTCGCAGCGCACAACTTGACCGTGCAGGACATCGAAAACGCCTTGCGCCGGGAGAACGTGGAGATACCGGCCGGGCGCATCGAATCGGTGGAGCGCGAATTCACCGTGCTGGCCGAAACCGATCTGAAAACCCCGGATGAATTCAACAACCTGATCCTGGACGACTCGCGCGGCTACCTGCTGCGCTTATCGGATGTCGGCCATGCCGCGATCGGCGCCGCCGACGTGCGCAGCGTCGTGCGCTACAAGGGCCGCCCGGCGGTGAGCCTGGGGCTGGTCAAGCAGGCC from Pseudomonas cavernicola includes:
- a CDS encoding efflux RND transporter periplasmic adaptor subunit, giving the protein MFTFPRPLLVPVFLLLTAGWSQAEEAQGPLVEVVQPQKTLVRDELITFGSLRSDESVMIRSEIVGRVDRLNFSEGQAVKAGDLLLSLDGSIARAELAQAQANLDLAERSFQRAQMLFKRGASNAQALDEAQSQQQASRASLALAQARLDKTQIHAPYAGVLGLRQVSPGDYLSAGQDIVNLEVLDPLKVDFRIPQKAVSQIRLRQPIEITLDTFPGERFIGEIAAINPRLDEVGRSQAIRATLGNSDQRLKPGQFVKVSVILAERPEALVIPEEAVMPMGDKLMVNLVIDNKVELREIQLGRRRAGQVEVRQGVSLGDTLISAGWQKVRPGMSVRIKRARDGT
- a CDS encoding acyl-CoA dehydrogenase, translating into MLVVWLLVLVLGVAFLAHRRTAPLPALAVVAAYLLAMAVFSRAPVLLLAIFWLLWLGVALPLVLPELRRKLISAPLFAWFQRTLPAMSETERDAIEAGTVWWDGELFSGRPNWDTLLAYPKAQLTAEEQAFLDGPTEELCAMVSDWEIGQLLDLPPQAWEHIKQHGFFALIIPKEYGGKGFSAYAHSQVAMKLATRSGDLASTVMVPNSLGPAELLLHYGTDEQRKYYLPRLARGDDIPCFALTGPLAGSDAGAMPDVGIICKGQWEGQEVTGLRLTWEKRYITLGPVATLLGLAFKAYDPEHLLGEQEDLGISLALVPIETPGVEIGRRHLPLGAAFMNGPNSGKDVFIPLDYLIGGQAMLGKGWMMLMNCLSVGRSISLPAAGTGAAKFASLVTGQYTQIREQFNVPLAAFEGVQEALARIGGNAWLMDSARILTANAVDLGEKPSVLSAILKYHLTERGRECIGHAMDVHGGKGIIMGPNNYLGRAWQGAPISITVEGANILSRNLMIFGQGAIRCHPYVLKEMTLAGREDQDQALLEFDQLLLQHIGFAVSNTASSLILSLTLGGFAEVPGDNLSRPYYRALNRLAAAFALLADFSMMLLGGELKRRERLSARLGDVLSHLYLASAALKRYHDLDYPEYLRPSVRWALEESLEKAEKALDELLSNFPNRVLGGLLRALVFPFGRRHKGPSDVQDAEIAGILGRASGDPALEELLAGCYRPQAQSDPVGALQHAVNLLSASQPLQKKLQQALKSGQVQPAAGENVIDAALTAGVLLPEEAQTLRQAEAARRQVIDVDDFAKDELKPSPGKVR
- a CDS encoding transglutaminase-like domain-containing protein — encoded protein: MREYLEPGRFIDSDHPMLVEFAERMRGSSRDPIEQAASLYYAVRDGIRYNPYVFSRDPETLKGSHALSTGESYCVPKATLLAACARHCGIPARIGLADVRNHLSTPRLLELLRSEVFAMHGYTEFYLEGRWVKATPAFNLTLCKLFKVAPLDFDGRTDSVFHPFNQQGERYMEYLVDHGQFADLPEELFFSHLALCYPHLFAADAPVVMGDLQAEVQPEL
- a CDS encoding ABC transporter ATP-binding protein, which encodes MSSALSIRQLTKTYGNGFKALHGIDLEVAEGDFFALLGPNGAGKSTTIGILSTLVNKSSGTVNVFGHDLDRNPSALKRCLGVVPQEFNFNQFEKTFDIVVTQAGYYGIPARIAKERAEQYLTQLGLWDKRNAPSRELSGGMKRRLMIARALVHQPRLLILDEPTAGVDIELRRSMWTFLTELNEQGISIILTTHYLEEAEQLCRNIGIIDHGRIVENTSMRELLKKLHVETFLLDLKDSLLIPPQLIGYPSQLLDSHTLEVQVEKSLGVSELFRQLAQQHVQVLSLRNKTNRLEELFVSLVEKNLAKVAV
- a CDS encoding ABC transporter permease produces the protein MNTELQANWVALNTIVYREIRRFMRIWPQTLLPPAITMVLYFVIFGNLIGRQIGDMGGFTYMEYIVPGLIMMSVITNAYGNVVSSFFGSKFQRSVEELMVAPISPHTILLGYTIGGVLRGLAVGLIVTLLSLFFTELQVHHLGITILVVLLTATIFSLGGFINAVYARNFDDISIIPTFVLTPLTYLGGVFYSINLLPPFWQAVSMANPVLHMVNAFRYGILGVSDIRISIAIGFMLVATAVLYVVCVRLLVSGRGMRQ